Proteins from a genomic interval of Nerophis lumbriciformis linkage group LG01, RoL_Nlum_v2.1, whole genome shotgun sequence:
- the LOC133613688 gene encoding E3 SUMO-protein ligase ZBED1-like has translation MAYHSSTTAMNEHLKRKHPTAFFPSPSTSQSSAKRQSSVQDFFPKRHGTECTPQVAADLTDGVLEMMVIDMRPLNMVEGEGFKKMIKRFHSGYTLPSRTHFTKLMEQKYTKKMNEVKAILKNVKGKLTLTTDAWTSMATEAYLGVTIHFVNDEWELASINLTRMPLNEKHTAENIASWIEDVVNKFEINIKLVQVIVHDNAANVVAALRVLEERHGVSSLRCVGHTLQLVVNHALKDNHISRALGAARSLVEHFRKSELSSTKLKVKQKQMGSPDHSLIQDVSVRWNSSFYMISRLLEQRWPITATLSDLEVTQRGKHFLDLKADQWSLLEELEQVLKPFECATVYLSGESYVTVSAVPLLVKGLRKATQTAFENASIKCFQVTAAREITSRWEAETTFKDDGPNVCILAAALDPRFRKLKFLTADECLKVQYKLHAIVLEEKRREKETHAQQGTAMQVERPDADRRPVSLQDTLLGSDSDELGNNEEDNNDSNDAEMVRNELVSYFGESPISKDENPLKWWKEHQARFPNLAMLARSYLSVPATSTPSERLFSAAGNIVNKKRTSLTPEHVDMLTFLHYNC, from the exons atggcgtatcacagcagcacaacggctatgaacgagcatctaaaaagaaaacatccgacagcgttcttcccatcaccatcaacgagtcaatcatccgc caaacgacaaagcagtgtccaggatttttttccaaagaggcatgggactgaatgcacaccccaagtggccgctgacctgactgatggtgtcctggaaatgatggtcatagacatgaggccattaaatatggtagaaggggaagggtttaaaaaaatgatcaaacggtttcactctggctacacactaccatcaagaacccacttcactaagcttatggagcaaaaatacacaaagaaaatgaatgaagtcaaagcaatcctgaaaaatgtgaaaggaaaactgacactcacaactgatgcatggacaagtatggccactgaagcttaccttggtgtcaccattcactttgttaatgatgagtgggagcttgcctcaattaacttgacaagaatgcccctcaatgaaaagcacactgcagaaaacattgcctcttggattgaggatgttgtcaataagtttgaaataaacataaaactagtacaagtcattgtacatgacaatgctgcaaatgttgttgcagctttaagagttcttgaggaaagacatggtgtttcatccctcagatgtgttggccatactctacagcttgtagttaaccatgctctaaaggacaaccacatcagcagagctttaggagcagcaagaagtttggtcgagcacttcagaaaaagtgagctatccagtacaaaactaaaggttaagcaaaaacaaatgggttctccagaccacagcctcatacaagatgtgtctgtgagatggaacagttccttttacatgattagtcgcctgcttgagcagaggtggccaataacagcaactctgtcagatctggaggtcactcaaagagggaagcattttctggatcttaaggctgaccagtggagcttgcttgaagaacttgaacaagttctgaaaccttttgaatgtgcaactgtgtacctgagtggagaatcttatgtaacagtttccgctgtccctctgctggtcaaagggcttcggaaggctacacaaactgcttttgaaaatgcatcaatcaagtgtttccaggtcactgctgcacgtgagataacatccaggtgggaagccgagaccacattcaaagatgatggaccaaatgtgtgcatattagcagctgcacttgacccacgattcaggaagctgaaattcctgactgcagatgagtgtttaaaagttcaatacaagctgcatgcaatagttctggaggagaaaagaagagaaaaggagacacacgctcaacagggcacagcaatgcaagtggaaagaccagatgctgacaggcggcctgtatctttacaagacacacttcttggctcagattcagatgaactcggcaacaatgaggaagacaacaatgacagtaatgatgctgaaatggtcagaaacgagttagtgtcttattttggagaatcccccatttccaaggatgaaaacccattaaaatggtggaaagaacatcaggcaaggtttccaaatctggcaatgctggctcggtcttacctctcagttccagccacatcgaccccttctgagcgcctattttcagctgctgggaatattgtaaacaagaaaagaaccagcctcaccccagagcatgtagacatgctaacctttcttcattacaactgttag